TTTTGGCCGCTGTGAGGCGACGCGTATGCGAGATTGCGACAGAGATATTGTAGTTGTTTTGTGTATCGATTTGGGTGGAAAACTTTAGGACTAGAAACGGTGACAATGGCAGTCGGCATCTCGATTTTGCCTCAAGGGTTCTTCAGGTTTGGTCTGTAACTCCTTGCAGGATTCAAGgaaacatccatccatccattgtaTCACTTATTATGAAATGCATCGGTTATGTTCCTCATATTTAGCCTTGACTCAAGTTCGTGGACTAGTGAACTGTTTAATTGCATCCTGTTGTGAGAAACTGCCATGGTGGTTTCTGTTCCACGGTGTTTAATTGCATTTGTGACTGAAGCATGAATTTTATTTTCGTTGCAGTAACTTAATTTTCCATTGGAATCTGAACTCAAGTATCACTTGCCAATTCGAATGCCCCCAAAGCAAATTTTTCTATTGATTGATGGTGTGGACTTTAATTAGTTCAAAAAGTAAAGGATGCTGACTGTAGGACTGTTTGTTCTTCGTTAGTAGGTTTATTCAGTAATCTGTTTGGAAATTTGTTACTCCATGCTTCTGCTACTCTTTGTTTGGGAACCATATTGCCAATGACAGTCCCTAGTCCATTAAGGCTTCCCTATGCATTCCATTCATTTTATTCATCCTCACATGCTTGTTTCTTAGCAAAAACATAGAACAGGACCTCTATGAAAAGTAGATTTCCTTGCAGTTGTGTAATTCCAtttagtgatatatatatatatatatatatatatatatatatatatattcttagaCAATCAGTTTGGCCATTTTGTCTAAACGTGCCATGCTACTCTTTCTGATTTGCAGGAAAGTGAAGACAGCAGCACAGAGTGGCTCTCCATCTATTTAGAGGACTGCTTGACTAACCCTGCATCCTACCCTGTCTCCGAAGAACAAGCATCTGTAAACCCGAACCTGCCACATCCTTCATCTTCCAATcccagaagaaagaagagaagcctGGCCTCTGTTATAAGAGATAGCGATGAAGAATATTTCCTGATTGTTGAGCCACCGCTACTACTTGATcagaagcattggctagcagagagTGAGCTCATCCTCCCCAAGAAAGACAAGGACCAAGAACTTGTCCAAAAACTGGAGCAGGAACACGGGGAAGAATATAAGCCCTACACTGTGCAGTTCAAGCAAGAGCAGGCGGTGATGAGGTGTAGCATTTGTTTGTCCAACTCCAACCAAACACCGCAGCAGTGGCAGGGCGGTCCGTCAGGGGCATTATTGTGCAACACGTGTAGCCTGAGGCTCAAGGCAGGGAACGGGTTCATCAAACTGGAGCGCTGCGGCCAACAAGTTGACGAAGAGCAAGATCATGGAAGGGGGCAGGATAAGAGGAAGATCAAGAAGACCACATATTACGGAGATGACGAGGAGCCTCCGCAGGAGAAGAGGAGGATCAAGAAGACTTCATTTGTAGATGAGCAGGGCAAGAGGAGGACCAAGAAGACGTATGTGAACGAGGAGGTCCCACTGGAGGAGCCAGTGAAGCGGTGCACCCATTGCCTGTCCCACACGACGCCACAGTGGAGGAGCGGCCCTCTAGGGCCCAAGACCCTATGCAACGCGTGCGGCGTGAGGTACAAGTCCGGCAGGCTGCTGCCGGAGTACAGGCCCGTCAACAGCCCAACCTTCGTGAGCTTCATGCACTCCAATTCCCACAAGAAGGTGATGCAGATGAGGAAGAGTGTCGAGAACGAGCACGAGCACGAGTACTCGCACTCGGATATGTGAGCTTGTGCCGGTGGTCAGGAGCATCTCCTGAGTCTGTCGCATCGGGTCTTAGAGGCCATTGGGCCGTAGTCATGTAGATCATCAGTCAGGAGGAAAGAATCGAACGCGAAATTCCGGTTAGGCCTCGGTTGAAACTCCTTGTTAGCTCTAGCAGTCAGTCTTTCGCTTGAGAGAACCGTTTCTCTAGTCCTGGATTCGTCGTCACTTGTGGTTGGTTGATACAATATTATGCCTGCCATTATATTGGATGTTATGCTACGTTTTCCTGTCCCCTTTCCGAGTTTTGTTTGCAGGGCTGAGGTTGAGCACAGCCCTGCTGCATTGCTGTTTTGCATCTTGTGATCCTGGGCATTGGTGACTTTTTTCTAGGCTGGAACAAAGTTTGGTTTAGTTTGGTTGTTAGATTTGCAAGAGAAGTGCTGCTCTCTAGTGCTCCTGGCATTGCTGACTTTTTTCTAGTCTGGAATAGAGTTTGGTTTAGTTTGGTTGTTGGATTTGATAGAGAAGTAGTAGTCTCTACCCAGTAATGTTCCCTTGTGTTCTGCAACCTGCAATCAGTCCACCTCTTTCCTGAACCATGCATATGCAGAATCTGAACTTCCAAACCACTGATAAGAGTTGTGGCAGCAAATCTGGACACTGCTGGCAACAATGCAACAACAGATTCAGTTCTTGAGCTTCCTGGGGCAGTCAAATAGTACTCCATCGGATGTACGGACTGACTCTGCAAGAAACAATCCACAGcaagggtctctctctctctctctctctctctctctctctctctctctctctcataattCAGTGACACCTTTTgtatcactcactcactcactcactcatgCTCACTGGTGATGATAGAGCATGATGCAGGCCAGTGGTGCATGCAGCAGGTCCTTTCTTGTTTCCTCCTCACTCACTCCCTCCACAAgtgaagggaaggaaagggaaggtctTGACCACCTTTCCTCTTGCATCATCATTCATGGTCATCTCATGGGCCCTTTCTCTCTTGTGCTGAGGCCCCCAATTGTGTGCTTGCAGTTGCAGTAGCCCAAGCTCACATTCCACCATTCATTCTCCCTCTCATGCAaagtttcttttttctctcttacttCTTTGGCCTTACATCCTTTGTGTGGCAGCAGTTATTAGTAGTAACTAGAGAAAAGCCATGGATGGATTTTGTGCTGATCCAGTAACTTTGTACCTGTAACAAAATAAAGAAGTACTGTAGTACTGTTTTGTCTGATGAAATAAATTCCATGTGCTGCATGGGCAGGGCAGAGCCATGTGCACAAACAAACTCACCACCAGACATGTCAAAGTTGTCAACCAAACCAGTTGGACTGACCATCACAAATTCAGATGACCATCAATATTTTTTGTTAGCTGTCTCCCAGCATAGAGAAGCTGGTCAAGCCTCTCGTGGTACCCAAAAATCAATGCATCATGTGTCCTCCGGTGCAGTGACCAGAAAGAAGCTGAGAGCAATTGAACCGAGCTGCATCACATGTACACCCTCTCTGTCCTGTAAAACCTAGATAGGAGCCAGCTGCAAGCAAGGGCGGGCTAGGAGCACCAGTGATTCAGCACTACTGCCTAATTGACATTCTGTCACTCACCCCCTCTTTCTCCTTGAACCACATAACAGGTTTGCCTGACTGCCATTGACATGTTtgtaacaaaataaaactagtcttTGATGAAATGAAGATCCCATGCATGTAGTACGTGGGCAGGGCAGCCATGTGTTGTGCAGAAACAAACTCACTAGACATGTCAAATTTGacttaagagcatctacagccggacttggcaaatccgccCCCCTATACGCCCCGTGCACGCGTTCGCGGACAGCACCTGTTGGCCCCTCATATGTTCCGTCGCACATCCACGTACCTCAAATACCGATCTTCAAATCCATGCaatccatgcacgtcgatcatacGATACAAATTGTTTGAATTCAACAGTTTAAAACAAAGCAAAGTATATCATAGTTCAACAAATTGGACATGACAGAATGAAATCAATGTCTGAGCGTGACGGATGGCGCGCTTGTCGAATCAATGGCCGGGCGCCATCCATGGCGCCTGCTCCGAGCCCAGGCGGACTGCGTCATGCTCGTCCAGCATCTGGGCTGCCTCATCCGCCTGCATCCTGACCGCATGATTCGCTGTCGCTGCCGCCCTCGCCGCCTTGTACTCCATACGATCGTTGATCTCTTTCTTGTCTGCAAGTCACTTCTTTGCATGCTCATCCAAGAGGGTTTCGTCCGCCAACATGATCTCGCATCTTCCGCGTTCCGTGCGAGTTGCAACCTCTCCTTCTGAGGCTCAATCTCTTCAAATGTCTTGGCCTTCTCGAGTTCCCATTTGATCACCGCCTCTTACTTCTCCAACTCGATTTTTTCCCTCTCAATTTCTAGCTTCTTCTTCGCCCTCTTTCGATCCCACTCCATCCTCTCCTTTTGTGCATCCAACATGACCTTGTACCTCTCCTCTTTCTTATTCTCCCTTATCGAAAAATGCCCGTCCATGTGGACGACATTTTTGTAGCCGCGACGTCATGGGAGGCCCGTGCCTTCTGCCACTTATTTCCCATGACTTGTCGGTTATCCTTTGACACGGTGGCTCTTCCATTCATGACGATAACATCGTCTCTTCATCGTCCAACCCAATTGATTGGTGGGAGCTTGAGGCATCATTCCTCTTCTTGCCGGACTTGAGATCGACCACAAGTTGCATTCACTTCGGCTTGCCATTCAATATGATCCAACAATGGCTAAAAGCAAACAACTTCTTCTCCACCTCGTGATACAAAGTGGCCGCCACCGCCGTCTAGCAAACAACATATGTATGAGCACGAGAATGCAAACACAACAAGCATATGCAaatgacggaggctgccagaagcgtagtcttcgataggactagctatccccctctttttccggcattctgcagttcagcccatcgatattgcctctttacacatatacccatgcatatgtagtgtagatccttgcttgcgagtactttggatgagtactcacaattgctttgctccctctttcccctctTTTTCCTCttatctcggatgccgcaaccagacatcggagcccaggagccagacgccaccgtcgacgacgactcctgctACACTGGAGGtgcttactactacgtgcaggccgctgacgacgaccaggagtagtttaggaggatcccaggcaggaggcctgcgcttcTTTCGATCtgttatcctagtttgtgctagccatcttatggcaccttgcctaacatgtctgtactcagatattgttgcttccgccgactcgtttatgtcgagcacttgtattcaagccctcaaggcccctggcttgtaatatgatgcttgtatgacttattttatttttagagttgtgttgtgatatcttcccgtgagtttctgattttgatcgtacacatttgcgtgcatgattagtgtacgattgaatcgggggcgtcataggggccttaacacgacgacttcTCGACTGTCTATTACAACAAGTTTTGACTGGCTCCGACGAGGGAGGGACGATGACGACGACGCGCCTTcgcctcgcttcagtgcttgtagtcgtcgctaggtggtctatgaacatgaaagtaatttttattatttctgatgttcGTTGTATTGCCACGATTGAAGATGCGACGGAAGTTTTCATAAATTTTTTTACGGACTGTAAATTAACAAAAAAATGCGGCCACCAAGTCTCCAACTCGCGACAAAAGGTTAGCACAAAAACCGCCCTACAACATGCACCTGTACAAGATTAGCATGGATAACTAGACTTAATGTACTATAACAAATCGCTCGTGGAGCTGAAATGAGCTATGGCCAGTGCCATCTTTTTAGAATATTGTAGATATTATGTAAATTATAATTTCAGTAGTAAAATAATGCTTGCCAAAAATGTAGTAAAAATAATATTTAAATATTTGTGTGTTATAATTATTGTACATACATACGAAATAAACTACATTTAATATTGTTCATgaattattttaaaaatattcattatTTAAAATAACAATTATGAATTATATAAAATGTTTTTATACTTAAATAAAAATAATTTAAAATTTAAATTGTGGATATCAATATTCAATCCTATATATTATTTAAATTATATATATTNNNNNNNNNNNNNNNNNNNNNNNNNNNNNNNNNNNNNNNNNNNNNNNNNNNNNNNNNNNNNNNNNNNNNNNNNNNNNNNNNNNNNNNNNNNNNNNNNNNNNNNNNNNNNNNNNNNNNNNNNNNNNNNNNNNNNNNNNNNNNNNNNNNNNNNNNNNNNNNNNNNNNNNNNNNNNNNNNNNNNNNNNNNNNNNNNNNNNNNNNNNNNNNNNNNNNNNNNNNNNNNNNNNNNNNNNNNNNNNNNNNNNNNNNNNNNNNNNNNNNNNNNNNNNNNNNNNNNNNNNNNNNNNNNNNNNNNNNNNNNNNNNNNNNNNNNNNNNNNNNNNNNNNNNNNNNNNNNNNNNNNNNNNNNNNNNNAAAAGTATACACAAGTGAATATTCATAAATATTTAGCAAGTGTTTTTATTCATCATTTGTATAATTTAAATAAGCCTTGAGTGTATATTTTTTATGGATTCATAAAACATATTTATTTAATAAACATTTTCAAAGTTCGTATTAaataaatattttttatatattagaaAAATTTATTTAAATATTTTTATTTACTAATTTTT
Above is a window of Triticum dicoccoides isolate Atlit2015 ecotype Zavitan chromosome 5B, WEW_v2.0, whole genome shotgun sequence DNA encoding:
- the LOC119307108 gene encoding GATA zinc finger domain-containing protein 10-like isoform X1 — its product is MDVHHPPNAAAAAAAAAAALGDMFPQEPAMESEDSSTEWLSIYLEDCLTNPASYPVSEEQASVNPNLPHPSSSNPRRKKRSLASVIRDSDEEYFLIVEPPLLLDQKHWLAESELILPKKDKDQELVQKLEQEHGEEYKPYTVQFKQEQAVMRCSICLSNSNQTPQQWQGGPSGALLCNTCSLRLKAGNGFIKLERCGQQVDEEQDHGRGQDKRKIKKTTYYGDDEEPPQEKRRIKKTSFVDEQGKRRTKKTYVNEEVPLEEPVKRCTHCLSHTTPQWRSGPLGPKTLCNACGVRYKSGRLLPEYRPVNSPTFVSFMHSNSHKKVMQMRKSVENEHEHEYSHSDM
- the LOC119307108 gene encoding GATA zinc finger domain-containing protein 10-like isoform X2, which codes for MFPQEPAMESEDSSTEWLSIYLEDCLTNPASYPVSEEQASVNPNLPHPSSSNPRRKKRSLASVIRDSDEEYFLIVEPPLLLDQKHWLAESELILPKKDKDQELVQKLEQEHGEEYKPYTVQFKQEQAVMRCSICLSNSNQTPQQWQGGPSGALLCNTCSLRLKAGNGFIKLERCGQQVDEEQDHGRGQDKRKIKKTTYYGDDEEPPQEKRRIKKTSFVDEQGKRRTKKTYVNEEVPLEEPVKRCTHCLSHTTPQWRSGPLGPKTLCNACGVRYKSGRLLPEYRPVNSPTFVSFMHSNSHKKVMQMRKSVENEHEHEYSHSDM